A region of Saccharococcus thermophilus DNA encodes the following proteins:
- a CDS encoding spore coat associated protein CotJA, which yields MFTTRKQYEPYVSPFDPCPPIRVKTYVTAPNQYVGFQPPNLPQFPLHEALRKGTLWKIFYDPYYGPYEMKTKGEPL from the coding sequence ATGTTTACAACCCGAAAGCAATACGAACCTTATGTAAGCCCATTTGACCCTTGCCCGCCAATCCGCGTCAAAACATATGTCACCGCTCCAAACCAATATGTCGGATTTCAGCCGCCTAACTTGCCACAATTTCCTTTGCATGAAGCATTGAGAAAAGGAACCCTCTGGAAAATTTTTTATGATCCATATTACGGTCCCTATGAAATGAAAACCAAAGGTGAGCCGCTATGA
- a CDS encoding LysM peptidoglycan-binding domain-containing protein gives MSQQRIEDQAEALRELVQQKNKPAKEEGLSLPPRSEVHRRKKSKKREKKKKWKLKYPLIRLLVLFFILLPISMLSIYYANRDSKIVTVVTRSDTDSYEPIDIAPVEEKVETKSSETNGQKQHHSKLSVHKKEDVASAKGQKVITHVVQGNETLYSIAMKYYRSDRGMEIIKKWNHLQNAQLHQGQVLQIPAIDVKK, from the coding sequence GTGAGCCAGCAGCGTATCGAAGACCAAGCAGAAGCATTGCGGGAATTAGTGCAGCAAAAAAATAAGCCGGCAAAAGAGGAAGGGCTATCGCTTCCACCACGCAGCGAGGTGCATCGGCGGAAGAAGTCAAAAAAGCGGGAAAAGAAAAAGAAGTGGAAGCTGAAGTATCCGCTCATACGTTTGTTAGTACTGTTTTTCATTTTGCTGCCGATTTCGATGTTAAGCATTTATTATGCAAATCGAGATTCAAAGATTGTGACGGTTGTCACCCGCAGCGACACGGACAGCTATGAACCGATCGACATCGCTCCTGTTGAAGAAAAGGTTGAGACAAAATCAAGCGAAACAAATGGGCAAAAACAGCATCACTCTAAATTAAGTGTGCACAAAAAAGAGGATGTTGCTTCCGCAAAGGGGCAAAAAGTGATCACACATGTCGTGCAGGGAAACGAAACGCTATACAGCATTGCGATGAAATATTATCGGAGCGATCGAGGAATGGAAATCATAAAAAAATGGAATCATTTACAAAATGCTCAGCTTCATCAAGGACAAGTATTGCAAATTCCGGCAATCGATGTGAAAAAATAG
- a CDS encoding metallophosphoesterase gives MVWVAFFVFICILAYMWWEAHRNRVVRIELTFPQFPSSFRAFSIFFISDLHRRILAKKIVKEIKGKADIVLVGGDLTEKGVPAARVKENIRRLKMIGPVYFIWGNNDYEAEYDLRSLLVEEGVHILENSAVMLQSPDGEKLALIGVEDMSKRRARLDKALQGVDEEAFRILASHNPKIVGRLRPEHRISLVISGHTHGGQIRFFSFGLYEKGGLKSVNGTAVYVSNGYGTTTIPLRLGAPAETNLITIRSRKEEDKEKMLV, from the coding sequence TTGGTTTGGGTCGCCTTTTTTGTTTTTATCTGCATATTGGCTTATATGTGGTGGGAAGCGCATCGAAACCGTGTTGTTCGCATTGAATTGACCTTTCCCCAGTTTCCAAGTAGTTTTCGGGCGTTTTCCATTTTTTTTATTTCTGATCTTCATCGGCGAATATTGGCGAAAAAAATTGTGAAGGAAATAAAAGGAAAGGCGGATATTGTTTTAGTTGGCGGGGACCTTACGGAAAAAGGGGTGCCCGCCGCGCGCGTCAAGGAAAATATCCGCCGTTTAAAAATGATTGGACCGGTTTATTTTATTTGGGGAAATAATGATTACGAAGCGGAATATGATTTGCGCTCGCTTTTAGTGGAGGAGGGAGTGCATATATTGGAAAATAGTGCTGTTATGTTGCAATCCCCTGACGGAGAGAAGCTTGCTCTCATTGGAGTAGAGGATATGAGCAAACGGCGTGCAAGGCTAGACAAAGCGCTTCAGGGGGTGGATGAGGAGGCATTCCGCATCCTTGCTTCGCATAATCCAAAAATTGTCGGGCGCCTTCGTCCTGAACATCGTATTTCGCTTGTGATCAGCGGTCATACGCATGGAGGGCAAATTCGTTTCTTTTCGTTTGGACTCTATGAAAAAGGCGGTTTAAAAAGCGTGAACGGCACCGCTGTTTATGTCAGTAACGGATACGGAACGACAACCATTCCGCTTCGCCTTGGAGCGCCGGCGGAAACGAATTTGATCACCATTCGTTCAAGGAAAGAAGAAGATAAAGAAAAAATGCTTGTCTAA
- a CDS encoding CPBP family intramembrane glutamic endopeptidase, whose translation MKRQSEQIQMMSDREVLIHLYLTQLLLIVISVIIAFFLFDFSTLRRIWQFDAATVFTYGGGSALLVLAVDFLAMRYLPDQWYDDGGINERIFQSRSIPHIFFLCLLIAFSEEWLFRGVIQTHFGLFIASTVFALLHIRYLEKWFLFIMVVLLSFFLGSIYEWTNSLWVTIFAHFLIDFILAVDIRLDYVRERKQNGGNQE comes from the coding sequence ATGAAACGGCAAAGTGAACAAATTCAAATGATGAGCGACCGCGAAGTGCTTATCCATTTATACTTGACACAATTATTATTGATCGTTATATCTGTCATTATCGCTTTTTTTCTTTTTGATTTTTCGACATTGCGGCGTATCTGGCAGTTTGATGCTGCTACGGTGTTCACCTATGGCGGAGGGAGCGCTCTCCTCGTATTAGCCGTTGATTTTTTGGCGATGCGCTATCTGCCGGATCAATGGTATGATGACGGGGGAATTAATGAAAGAATTTTCCAAAGCCGCTCGATTCCGCATATCTTTTTTTTATGTTTATTGATCGCTTTTAGTGAAGAATGGCTGTTCCGCGGCGTCATCCAGACGCATTTTGGCTTGTTTATTGCCAGCACGGTATTTGCTTTGCTGCACATCCGTTATTTAGAGAAATGGTTTTTGTTTATCATGGTAGTACTATTAAGCTTTTTTCTTGGATCTATTTATGAGTGGACCAATAGCCTGTGGGTAACGATTTTTGCCCACTTTCTGATCGATTTTATTTTAGCGGTAGATATTCGTCTCGATTATGTGCGCGAAAGGAAACAAAACGGGGGTAATCAGGAGTGA
- the sleB gene encoding spore cortex-lytic enzyme, with protein sequence MVRKMQRYLWLGVIVACLFIFIKPAEEAKAFSNQVIQRGAVGDDVLELQARLQYIGFYTGKIDGVYGWRTYWAVRNFQYEYGLPVDGLVGASTKAKLVRVSKYHERFVKEQIRKGNDFTHYGGRPLSQQVKGNNRSGFANRSSVKATASNVPKGFSQNDIQLMANAVYGEARGEPYIGKVAVAAVILNRLEHPAFPHTVAGVIFQPGAFTAVADGQIWLTPDETSKKAVLDAINGWDPTDGAIYYFNPATATSAWIWNRPQIKQIGKHIFCK encoded by the coding sequence ATGGTTAGGAAGATGCAGCGATATTTATGGCTTGGCGTCATTGTTGCTTGTCTATTTATTTTCATAAAACCGGCTGAAGAAGCAAAAGCATTCTCCAATCAAGTCATTCAACGCGGGGCAGTTGGCGATGATGTTCTCGAACTGCAGGCACGGCTGCAATATATCGGATTTTACACTGGAAAAATTGATGGCGTTTATGGCTGGAGAACGTACTGGGCGGTGCGCAATTTCCAATATGAGTATGGACTCCCGGTGGACGGGCTTGTCGGTGCGAGCACAAAAGCAAAGCTAGTAAGGGTATCAAAATACCATGAGCGATTTGTGAAAGAGCAAATTCGTAAAGGCAATGATTTTACCCATTACGGAGGCAGGCCGTTAAGCCAGCAAGTAAAGGGAAACAATAGAAGCGGCTTTGCAAACAGATCATCGGTAAAAGCGACAGCTTCCAATGTGCCAAAAGGTTTCTCGCAAAACGATATTCAACTGATGGCAAACGCCGTTTATGGAGAAGCGCGCGGAGAGCCTTATATCGGTAAAGTCGCGGTGGCGGCCGTCATTTTAAACCGTCTTGAGCATCCTGCGTTCCCGCATACAGTGGCGGGCGTAATTTTTCAACCTGGGGCATTCACGGCGGTAGCCGATGGACAAATTTGGCTGACGCCGGATGAAACATCGAAAAAGGCGGTGCTCGATGCGATTAACGGTTGGGATCCTACCGATGGAGCGATTTATTATTTCAACCCGGCGACGGCAACGAGTGCATGGATTTGGAATCGGCCGCAAATTAAGCAGATCGGTAAACATATTTTTTGTAAATAA
- the ypeB gene encoding germination protein YpeB, translating into MVRNLLIGVLSLAVMGTAYWGYREHKEKNAILIHAENNYQRAFHDLTYQIDLLHDKIGATLAMNSRVSLSPALAEVWKIASEAHSDVGQLPLSLLPFNKTQEFLAKIGEFSYRTAIRDLEKEPLTNGEYRTLQALYKNAATIQQELRNVQHLVLKNNLRWMDVELALATNDRSGDNVIIDGFKTVEKNVDTFTKSSEFGPTFIGLENVEKGFVHAQGKPISKHEAKRIARSFLGLKGTESIKVTASGKGADERFYSLTIHDPKTKGDIYMDITEKGGYPIWVINSRPIGKQTISLYEAANRGMRFLERHQFKNLELYDSAQYDNVAVLTFVTNENGIRIYPEAIKMKIALDDGTIVGFSARDYLSSPVKRPLAKPKLTAEQAKQKVNPNLKIMEQRQAVITNDLNKPVHCYEFLGTLGEDTYQIFINANTGMEEKVEKLQSAEQSYS; encoded by the coding sequence ATGGTACGAAATTTATTAATCGGCGTATTATCGCTTGCCGTAATGGGAACGGCGTATTGGGGGTACAGGGAACATAAGGAAAAAAACGCGATTTTAATTCACGCGGAAAACAACTACCAGCGTGCATTCCACGACTTAACCTATCAAATTGATTTATTGCATGATAAAATCGGCGCCACGCTCGCCATGAATTCGCGCGTCTCTCTGTCTCCGGCTTTGGCGGAAGTATGGAAAATCGCTTCGGAAGCTCACTCTGATGTCGGACAATTGCCACTCTCCTTGCTTCCGTTTAACAAAACGCAAGAGTTCCTTGCAAAAATAGGAGAATTCAGCTATCGGACAGCGATTCGCGATTTGGAAAAAGAACCGCTCACCAATGGGGAATATCGTACGCTACAGGCGCTATATAAAAATGCGGCAACCATTCAACAAGAACTGCGCAATGTCCAGCATTTAGTATTAAAAAACAACTTGCGCTGGATGGATGTCGAATTGGCGCTCGCCACGAACGATCGTTCCGGCGATAACGTCATTATCGACGGATTCAAAACGGTGGAAAAAAATGTAGATACTTTTACGAAGTCGTCCGAATTTGGCCCGACTTTTATTGGCCTCGAAAATGTGGAAAAAGGTTTTGTTCACGCGCAAGGAAAACCGATTTCTAAACATGAAGCAAAGCGCATTGCCCGTTCTTTTCTTGGGCTAAAGGGTACGGAAAGCATCAAAGTAACGGCGAGCGGAAAAGGAGCGGATGAACGCTTTTACAGTTTGACGATACACGATCCGAAAACAAAAGGCGATATTTATATGGATATTACGGAAAAAGGCGGCTATCCGATCTGGGTCATCAATAGCCGGCCAATCGGAAAACAGACGATCAGTCTGTATGAAGCGGCAAATAGAGGAATGAGATTTTTAGAGCGGCATCAGTTTAAAAACTTAGAGCTTTATGACAGCGCTCAATATGATAATGTCGCTGTATTAACATTTGTGACAAATGAAAACGGGATTCGCATCTATCCGGAAGCGATTAAAATGAAGATAGCTCTTGATGACGGCACGATTGTCGGCTTTTCCGCACGCGATTACTTATCTTCTCCGGTCAAACGCCCGCTGGCAAAGCCGAAATTGACGGCCGAACAAGCGAAGCAAAAAGTAAACCCAAACTTAAAAATCATGGAACAGCGCCAGGCGGTCATTACAAACGACCTGAACAAACCAGTGCATTGCTATGAATTTTTAGGAACACTTGGAGAGGATACGTATCAAATTTTTATTAATGCAAACACAGGAATGGAAGAAAAGGTGGAAAAACTGCAAAGCGCCGAACAAAGCTATAGTTAG
- a CDS encoding genetic competence negative regulator — MRLERLTHNKIKIFLTFDDLMDRGLTKDDLWKDTFKVHQLFREMIEEASEELGFEVNGSIAVEVYSLPAQGMVVIVTSEGEYDEMEEEFADDYIEMQVTLDESDDIFYEFQTFEDVIQLAHRLYAIGCLDGTLYSYQNRFYLHVAEEPPIPVDNFIALLAEFGSPSTITIHRVQEYGKKLIEHRAIEQLVHYFPAR; from the coding sequence ATGCGTCTTGAACGCTTAACCCACAATAAAATTAAAATTTTCCTTACGTTTGATGATTTAATGGATCGCGGTTTAACGAAAGACGATTTATGGAAAGATACGTTTAAAGTTCATCAATTATTTCGGGAGATGATTGAGGAGGCAAGCGAAGAGCTTGGCTTTGAAGTAAACGGGTCGATCGCAGTGGAAGTATACTCTTTACCGGCACAGGGGATGGTTGTTATCGTAACAAGCGAGGGCGAATACGATGAAATGGAGGAAGAATTTGCCGACGATTACATTGAAATGCAAGTAACGCTCGATGAGAGCGATGATATATTTTACGAATTTCAAACATTTGAAGATGTCATTCAGCTTGCTCATCGTCTATATGCAATCGGTTGCTTAGACGGAACCCTCTATTCTTACCAAAACCGGTTCTACTTGCATGTTGCGGAAGAACCTCCAATTCCGGTCGATAATTTTATCGCTTTACTGGCGGAGTTCGGTAGCCCTTCGACGATAACGATACATCGTGTGCAAGAATATGGTAAAAAACTAATCGAGCATCGAGCGATTGAACAACTCGTTCATTATTTTCCGGCACGTTAA
- a CDS encoding asparaginase has product MKKILIIHTGGTISMREDEETGAVRPEDTHPFHDVAPPLASLGDIHIEELFHLPSPHITPQEMLQLRNRIEEKIANEQMEGIVVTHGTDTLEETAYFLDLTVRTDIPIVVTGAMRSSNEIGADGLYNLISSVKVAGSEEARGKGVLVVLNDEIHTAKNVTKTHTSNIATFQSPQYGPIGIVTKRGVFFHHAPTKRTTYPIQNISKNVILLKAYAGMDEAIFHAIQTLQLDGVVIEALGQGNLPPRAAKGVRSLIDAGIPVVLVSRCFNGIVQDIYGYEGGGKQLKEMGVIFSNGLNGQKARIKLLVALEITSDPQKLQEMFME; this is encoded by the coding sequence ATGAAAAAAATTCTTATTATTCATACAGGCGGCACCATTTCGATGAGAGAAGATGAAGAAACGGGCGCCGTTCGTCCGGAGGACACGCATCCGTTTCACGATGTCGCTCCGCCATTAGCAAGCCTCGGTGATATTCACATCGAAGAATTATTTCACTTACCGTCGCCGCACATCACGCCGCAGGAAATGTTGCAGTTGCGCAATCGCATTGAAGAAAAAATCGCCAACGAACAAATGGAAGGCATTGTTGTTACACATGGAACAGACACCCTCGAAGAAACGGCGTATTTTTTAGATTTAACCGTTCGAACCGACATACCGATTGTCGTTACCGGCGCCATGCGCTCTAGCAACGAAATCGGCGCCGACGGGCTGTACAACTTAATCTCGTCTGTAAAAGTAGCAGGAAGCGAGGAAGCGCGCGGAAAAGGGGTATTGGTTGTTCTGAATGATGAAATTCATACGGCAAAAAACGTGACAAAAACACATACGTCGAATATTGCAACATTTCAAAGTCCGCAGTACGGCCCGATTGGGATCGTCACAAAACGGGGGGTGTTTTTCCACCACGCTCCAACAAAACGTACGACATATCCAATTCAAAATATATCGAAAAACGTGATTTTATTAAAAGCGTATGCCGGTATGGATGAAGCGATTTTTCATGCGATTCAAACGCTTCAACTTGACGGAGTCGTCATTGAAGCGTTAGGACAAGGAAATCTGCCGCCGCGTGCCGCTAAAGGGGTTCGCTCCCTCATTGATGCCGGCATCCCGGTCGTTCTTGTTTCCCGCTGCTTTAACGGAATTGTGCAAGATATTTACGGATATGAAGGCGGCGGAAAGCAGCTAAAAGAAATGGGAGTCATTTTTTCGAATGGGCTAAACGGACAAAAAGCGCGCATCAAACTGCTTGTCGCGCTAGAAATAACGAGCGACCCACAGAAGCTGCAAGAAATGTTTATGGAATAA
- the prsW gene encoding glutamic-type intramembrane protease PrsW, protein MFTLISAGIASGVALLSYFYLKDEYETEPLSFVLRIFLIGALLVFPIMFIQYVFRVEGVADSTVVHAFFLSGLLEEFVKWFIVYFFVYDHHEFDEPYDGIVYSASVSLGFATMENILYLLANGVKFAVTRALLPVSSHALFAVIMGFYFGKAKFTRKKRLYLFLAFLLSFLLHGMYDFILLTQEKWGYYMVPFMLLLWWSALRKVKQAKGLHDYERIPSAKSQA, encoded by the coding sequence ATGTTCACGTTAATTTCCGCTGGCATTGCTTCAGGGGTTGCACTACTTAGTTATTTTTATTTAAAAGACGAATATGAAACGGAACCGTTGTCTTTTGTGCTGCGAATATTTCTTATCGGAGCGCTGCTTGTGTTTCCGATTATGTTTATTCAATATGTGTTTCGTGTCGAGGGAGTTGCAGATTCTACGGTTGTTCACGCCTTTTTTTTGTCCGGATTATTGGAAGAGTTTGTAAAATGGTTTATCGTTTATTTCTTTGTTTATGATCATCATGAGTTTGATGAGCCATACGACGGCATTGTTTACAGCGCCAGCGTGTCGCTTGGGTTTGCGACGATGGAAAATATTTTGTATCTATTGGCAAATGGAGTGAAATTTGCTGTAACAAGAGCGCTTTTGCCTGTTTCCAGCCATGCTTTATTTGCTGTCATTATGGGCTTTTATTTTGGCAAAGCAAAATTTACGAGGAAGAAACGGCTTTACTTGTTTCTTGCGTTTTTGCTGTCTTTTCTGTTGCATGGAATGTATGATTTCATTTTGTTAACGCAGGAGAAATGGGGATATTACATGGTTCCGTTCATGCTGCTATTATGGTGGTCTGCGCTTCGCAAAGTGAAACAAGCAAAAGGCCTGCACGATTACGAAAGAATCCCTTCGGCAAAAAGCCAAGCATAA
- a CDS encoding manganese catalase family protein: MWIYEKKLQYPVRVSTCNPKLAKYLIEQYGGADGELAAALRYLNQRYTIPDKVIGLLTDIGTEEFAHLEMIATMVYKLTKDATPEQLKEAGLDAHYVDHERALFYHNAAGVPFTATYIQAKGDPITDLYEDIAAEEKARATYQWIINMSDDPDLNDGLRFLREREIIHAQRFREAVEILKEERDQKKFF; this comes from the coding sequence ATGTGGATTTATGAAAAAAAATTGCAATATCCTGTTCGTGTCAGCACGTGCAACCCGAAATTGGCAAAATATTTAATTGAGCAATATGGCGGGGCAGACGGAGAACTTGCCGCTGCGCTTCGTTATTTAAACCAACGTTATACGATCCCTGATAAGGTCATTGGGCTGCTTACTGATATCGGAACGGAAGAGTTTGCCCATTTGGAAATGATCGCGACCATGGTGTACAAACTAACGAAAGATGCCACTCCCGAACAATTGAAAGAGGCGGGGCTTGACGCGCACTATGTCGATCACGAACGCGCTTTATTTTATCATAATGCCGCGGGCGTTCCGTTTACAGCAACATACATTCAGGCGAAAGGAGACCCGATTACCGATTTATACGAAGACATTGCGGCGGAGGAAAAAGCGCGGGCAACTTACCAATGGATTATTAATATGAGCGATGACCCGGATTTAAACGACGGACTCCGCTTTTTGCGCGAGCGGGAAATCATCCACGCCCAACGCTTCCGTGAAGCAGTAGAAATTTTAAAAGAAGAGCGCGACCAGAAAAAATTTTTCTAA
- a CDS encoding Glu/Leu/Phe/Val family dehydrogenase, translating to MVADKHTSEEKEQKEYDVLAATQIVIHRALEKLGYPEEVYELLKEPIRMLTVRIPVRMDDGTVKIFTGYRAQHNDAVGPTKGGVRFHPNVTEREVKALSIWMSLKCGIVDLPYGGGKGGIVCDPRTMSFRELERLSRGYVRAISQIVGPTKDIPAPDVFTNSQIMAWMMDEYSRIDEFNSPGFITGKPLVLGGSHGRETATAKGVTICIREAAKKRGIDLKGARVVIQGFGNAGSFLAKFMHDAGAKVIGISDVYGALYDPNGLDIDYLLERRDSFGTVTKLFKNTITNKELLELDCDILVPAAIENQITEENAPNIKASIVVEAANGPTTLEATEILTKRGILLVPDVLASAGGVTVSYFEWVQNNQGYYWTEEEVEERLEKVMVKAFNNVYEMAQTRRVDMRLAAYMVGVRKMAEACRFRGWV from the coding sequence ATGGTAGCCGATAAGCATACCAGCGAAGAAAAAGAACAAAAAGAATATGATGTATTAGCAGCAACGCAAATCGTTATACATAGAGCTCTGGAAAAGCTGGGATATCCGGAAGAAGTATACGAGTTGCTTAAAGAACCGATTCGCATGCTGACAGTAAGAATTCCGGTCCGCATGGATGACGGTACCGTCAAAATTTTTACCGGCTACCGCGCCCAGCATAACGATGCGGTTGGTCCAACTAAGGGGGGCGTTCGCTTCCATCCTAACGTAACGGAGCGCGAAGTGAAAGCGCTATCTATTTGGATGAGCCTAAAATGTGGCATTGTCGATTTGCCGTATGGCGGTGGGAAAGGCGGAATTGTCTGTGATCCGCGTACGATGTCATTCCGTGAATTGGAGCGGTTAAGCCGCGGCTATGTGCGCGCGATTAGCCAAATCGTTGGTCCGACAAAAGATATTCCTGCTCCAGATGTCTTTACGAACTCGCAAATTATGGCATGGATGATGGACGAATATAGCCGTATTGACGAATTTAACTCTCCTGGATTTATTACAGGAAAACCGCTAGTGCTAGGTGGATCGCACGGTCGTGAAACAGCGACAGCAAAAGGGGTTACGATCTGCATTCGTGAAGCGGCGAAAAAACGCGGCATTGATTTAAAAGGCGCCCGCGTCGTCATCCAAGGCTTTGGAAATGCGGGCAGCTTTTTAGCGAAATTCATGCATGATGCTGGCGCAAAAGTCATCGGTATTTCCGATGTATATGGAGCGCTTTATGACCCAAACGGTTTAGATATCGATTATTTATTGGAGCGCCGCGACAGCTTTGGAACGGTAACAAAATTGTTTAAAAATACGATTACAAATAAAGAGTTGTTGGAGCTCGACTGCGATATTTTAGTGCCAGCAGCGATTGAAAACCAAATTACGGAAGAGAATGCACCAAATATTAAAGCAAGCATTGTCGTGGAAGCGGCAAACGGCCCGACGACGCTAGAGGCGACGGAAATTTTAACAAAACGCGGCATTTTGCTTGTTCCGGACGTATTAGCGAGCGCGGGCGGCGTAACGGTCTCGTATTTCGAATGGGTGCAAAACAACCAAGGATATTATTGGACAGAAGAAGAAGTGGAAGAACGGTTAGAAAAAGTAATGGTGAAAGCGTTCAATAACGTATATGAAATGGCGCAAACACGCCGCGTTGATATGCGCTTGGCCGCTTATATGGTCGGCGTCCGCAAAATGGCGGAAGCGTGCCGTTTCCGCGGCTGGGTATAA
- a CDS encoding YpbF family protein: MGKFLEHLPIDEVTRQMLLGVIEKKQKWERLKKNVLSLQVVTFGGFAIFFIYVLFALIFPSGTWKEFIDGFFGKTVHLYILLLLFSAYWAIVYYKRKCDKAEAEFHSLRCEIIQKSADLWKEEQQWKERHKLFEIMKKEYDINLYYENS; this comes from the coding sequence ATGGGAAAGTTTCTCGAGCATCTGCCGATCGATGAAGTGACAAGGCAAATGCTGCTTGGAGTGATTGAAAAAAAGCAAAAATGGGAACGGCTGAAGAAAAACGTTCTTTCCTTGCAGGTCGTCACTTTCGGAGGATTTGCGATCTTTTTCATTTATGTTTTATTTGCGCTGATTTTTCCAAGCGGCACATGGAAGGAGTTTATCGACGGGTTTTTTGGAAAAACGGTGCACTTGTATATATTGTTGTTGCTGTTTTCTGCGTATTGGGCGATTGTATACTACAAAAGAAAATGTGATAAAGCAGAGGCGGAATTTCATTCCCTTCGCTGTGAAATCATCCAAAAAAGCGCTGATTTATGGAAAGAAGAACAGCAATGGAAGGAGCGCCATAAACTGTTTGAAATCATGAAAAAGGAGTACGATATTAATTTATATTATGAAAATAGCTGA
- a CDS encoding YpdA family putative bacillithiol disulfide reductase has product MAKEEKIIIVGGGPCGLAAAIALQDVGYRPLVIEKGNIVHSIYRFPTHQTFFSTSDRLEIGGVPFITENPKPKRNQALAYYREVVTRKQVRVQTFEKVEQVKKQDDGTFLVQTTKGQYRAEYVIVATGYYDHPNYMNIPGEDLPKVMHYFKEAHPYYNTDCVVIGGKNSSVDAALELVRAGARVTVLYRGSGYSPSIKPWILPEFDSLVRKGIIKMEFNAHVKEITENAVVYEVGGEIKKIKNDFVFAMTGYHPDHEFLKKMGVEVDPETGRPLYNPETMETNVRGIFIAGVIAAGNDANEIFIENGRFHGGQIAACIVKREEEKRQ; this is encoded by the coding sequence ATGGCGAAAGAAGAAAAAATTATTATTGTCGGCGGAGGGCCTTGCGGGCTTGCTGCGGCAATCGCTTTGCAAGATGTCGGTTATCGTCCGTTAGTGATAGAAAAAGGGAATATTGTCCATTCCATTTATCGATTTCCAACCCATCAAACCTTTTTTAGCACGAGCGACCGCCTCGAAATCGGCGGAGTGCCGTTTATTACCGAAAATCCAAAGCCAAAGCGCAACCAAGCGCTCGCTTATTATCGCGAAGTAGTTACGAGAAAACAAGTGCGTGTACAAACGTTTGAAAAAGTGGAACAAGTAAAAAAACAAGATGATGGAACATTTCTTGTTCAAACGACAAAAGGACAATATCGTGCCGAATATGTCATTGTTGCGACCGGATATTATGATCACCCAAACTATATGAACATACCGGGAGAAGATTTACCAAAAGTAATGCACTATTTTAAAGAAGCGCACCCGTATTACAACACCGATTGTGTCGTCATTGGCGGAAAAAACTCCAGTGTGGATGCGGCGCTAGAACTTGTCAGAGCAGGAGCTCGCGTCACGGTGTTGTACCGGGGGAGTGGATACTCGCCAAGCATTAAACCATGGATTTTGCCGGAATTTGACTCGCTAGTACGCAAAGGCATTATTAAAATGGAGTTTAACGCCCATGTAAAAGAAATTACGGAGAATGCCGTCGTTTATGAAGTAGGAGGCGAAATCAAAAAAATAAAAAATGATTTTGTCTTTGCGATGACAGGATATCATCCTGACCATGAGTTTTTGAAAAAAATGGGAGTGGAAGTCGACCCTGAAACGGGGCGGCCGCTTTACAATCCAGAAACGATGGAAACGAATGTGCGCGGCATTTTTATCGCAGGCGTTATTGCGGCAGGAAATGATGCCAATGAAATTTTTATTGAAAACGGTCGCTTTCACGGCGGACAAATTGCTGCCTGCATTGTAAAACGGGAAGAGGAAAAACGGCAATAA
- a CDS encoding spore coat protein CotJB encodes MRQVPNEYYELLEQLQAVDFALVDLTLYLDTHPTDYQAIQQFNQLAQKRKQLKKQFESAYGPLQQYGNSYSNYPWNWNDCPWPWQV; translated from the coding sequence ATGAGACAAGTACCAAACGAATATTATGAACTGTTAGAGCAGCTGCAAGCGGTTGATTTTGCCCTTGTCGATCTCACGTTATATCTGGATACTCATCCTACCGATTACCAAGCCATTCAGCAATTTAATCAGCTCGCCCAAAAACGGAAACAATTAAAGAAACAATTCGAATCCGCTTACGGCCCGCTGCAGCAATATGGAAACAGTTATTCCAACTACCCGTGGAACTGGAATGATTGCCCATGGCCTTGGCAAGTGTAA